One Streptomyces sp. NBC_01237 genomic region harbors:
- a CDS encoding MDR family NADP-dependent oxidoreductase, whose translation MSVAESAPSRALPAPRTSREVRLAAFPDGLPRPEHFEVVETEIPPLAEGEVLVRNRYFQVFPALRTVIAGGVEGAPFPGVRPGEPLFGAAVGQIVARGDAGAEGRSGGAVGHRAGEWVSHWLGWREYAVIPAGGYTPLGDVLPDPAAHLSQGALGYAALSRVAGLRSGETVFVSGGAGAVGSMVGQTARLLGAGRVIGTTGSAVKAERMTADLGYDAAILREPGTSLAARLAEAAPDGIDVFVDMVGGEQLRAAIEVARPGARFVLIGALSGQLAERGNGALAPVEIDSFQLIVKRITMHGISGLDHPEANEEWNRRFGEWLRSGEIAFPHVRIAGMDNAARALYELIDGQHLGSVIVEVQA comes from the coding sequence ATGTCCGTCGCAGAGTCCGCCCCGTCCCGTGCGCTGCCCGCCCCTCGCACGTCGAGAGAAGTGCGGCTGGCCGCCTTCCCCGACGGTCTCCCGCGCCCGGAGCACTTCGAGGTCGTGGAGACGGAGATCCCACCGTTGGCCGAGGGCGAAGTGCTCGTGCGGAACCGGTACTTCCAGGTGTTCCCGGCCCTCCGCACGGTCATCGCCGGAGGTGTGGAAGGGGCGCCCTTCCCCGGCGTACGCCCCGGTGAACCGCTGTTCGGAGCGGCTGTCGGCCAGATCGTGGCCAGGGGGGATGCCGGGGCCGAGGGCCGGAGCGGTGGCGCGGTGGGGCACCGGGCCGGTGAGTGGGTGTCGCACTGGCTGGGCTGGCGGGAGTACGCGGTGATTCCGGCGGGCGGGTACACCCCGCTCGGTGATGTACTGCCCGACCCGGCGGCCCATCTCTCCCAGGGGGCGCTGGGGTACGCGGCACTCAGCCGGGTCGCCGGACTCCGTTCCGGGGAAACGGTGTTCGTGTCGGGCGGGGCCGGTGCGGTGGGCTCCATGGTGGGACAGACAGCCCGGCTCCTGGGCGCGGGCCGGGTGATCGGAACCACCGGCTCGGCGGTGAAGGCGGAGCGTATGACGGCCGACCTGGGCTACGACGCGGCCATCCTGCGGGAACCCGGAACCTCGCTCGCCGCCCGGCTGGCCGAGGCCGCACCCGACGGCATCGATGTGTTCGTCGACATGGTCGGGGGCGAGCAGCTCCGGGCCGCCATCGAGGTGGCCCGGCCCGGTGCGCGGTTCGTCCTGATCGGCGCTCTGTCGGGTCAGTTGGCGGAGCGGGGGAACGGAGCCTTGGCCCCGGTCGAGATCGACTCGTTCCAGCTCATCGTCAAGCGGATCACGATGCACGGCATCAGCGGACTCGACCACCCCGAAGCCAACGAGGAGTGGAACCGGAGGTTCGGCGAGTGGCTGCGCTCCGGGGAGATCGCCTTCCCCCATGTGCGTATCGCGGGCATGGACAACGCGGCCCGCGCGTTGTACGAGTTGATCGACGGTCAGCATCTTGGCTCGGTGATCGTCGAGGTACAGGCATAG
- a CDS encoding DUF6083 domain-containing protein, producing MGYTDNAAPAPDHPDDALQAACEGATAPPPPSPPVCPSCELPQDRYPTLYPQTWVLLEPGITVASHMVPPRRRWLITPDGIAWNTWDAEPIPGSRCRISHRSVCPWSAAHDLWPWGTALRRENGRRAQRLFNLPGRG from the coding sequence ATGGGGTACACCGATAACGCCGCGCCCGCCCCGGACCACCCCGACGACGCTCTGCAGGCCGCCTGCGAAGGAGCCACCGCTCCCCCGCCTCCGAGCCCACCCGTCTGCCCGAGCTGCGAACTCCCGCAGGACCGCTACCCCACCCTTTACCCGCAGACCTGGGTGTTACTGGAACCCGGCATCACGGTCGCGTCCCACATGGTGCCGCCCCGCCGTCGGTGGCTCATCACCCCGGACGGCATCGCCTGGAACACCTGGGACGCGGAGCCGATCCCGGGATCCCGCTGCCGGATCTCCCATCGCTCGGTCTGCCCCTGGTCCGCGGCGCACGACCTCTGGCCGTGGGGAACCGCTCTGCGCCGGGAGAACGGGCGCAGGGCGCAGCGGCTCTTCAACCTGCCGGGCAGGGGCTGA